In Nonomuraea sp. NBC_00507, the following are encoded in one genomic region:
- a CDS encoding ABC transporter substrate-binding protein, which yields MIVRRGGAAALTVALLVTGCAAQQKAATQQEGAAVPGVTGTTIKVGGVLTKTSASGYSTKDAEIGAKARFERANAEGGVHGRKIEFLGAEDDGQDAAKGDAAAKKLVQKDQVFALVPVHAPNFGGAAFLEQQGVPWFGWATGPQWCGTKTGFGYNGCLAPKQGAGSQTWWGRQMADLLGGAEGKSVYVQTSDSSGSKYGGTTISQSFTAAGFKLAGVNSGLPAAAPPPDWLPYVNKIMTSNGGKAPDVVVSVIAGTKFNVGLYSALKRAGYKGVLTDATSYDAAILKDPASAQALEGVIAAPMFEPFESSAPEIAQLKQDVEKVAPGTVLTQHLAIGYWAADIFLDMLDKTGKDLTREKFLATGNGSYAYENAGFGRIQYPKDHSEPNGCGALVKLENGAFQVAKSMKCFDNVPLK from the coding sequence ATGATCGTACGGCGGGGTGGGGCGGCGGCGCTCACGGTGGCGCTGCTCGTCACCGGGTGCGCGGCCCAGCAGAAGGCCGCGACTCAGCAGGAGGGTGCGGCCGTGCCAGGCGTGACCGGCACGACGATCAAGGTCGGCGGCGTGCTGACCAAGACCAGTGCCAGCGGCTATTCGACCAAGGACGCCGAGATCGGCGCCAAGGCCAGGTTCGAGCGGGCCAACGCCGAGGGCGGTGTGCACGGACGGAAGATCGAGTTCCTCGGCGCCGAGGACGACGGGCAGGACGCGGCCAAGGGCGACGCGGCGGCCAAGAAGCTCGTGCAGAAGGACCAGGTGTTCGCCCTGGTCCCGGTGCACGCGCCCAACTTCGGCGGCGCCGCCTTCCTGGAGCAGCAGGGCGTGCCGTGGTTCGGCTGGGCGACGGGGCCGCAGTGGTGCGGCACCAAGACCGGCTTCGGCTACAACGGCTGCCTGGCGCCCAAGCAGGGTGCCGGATCGCAGACCTGGTGGGGCCGCCAGATGGCCGACCTGCTCGGCGGCGCCGAAGGAAAGAGCGTCTATGTGCAGACCAGCGACTCCAGCGGCAGCAAGTACGGCGGCACGACGATCTCCCAGTCGTTCACCGCGGCCGGCTTCAAGCTGGCCGGTGTGAACTCCGGCCTCCCGGCCGCCGCCCCGCCACCCGACTGGCTTCCGTACGTCAACAAGATCATGACTTCCAACGGCGGCAAGGCGCCTGACGTCGTGGTCTCGGTGATCGCCGGCACCAAGTTCAACGTCGGCCTGTACTCGGCGCTCAAACGGGCCGGCTACAAGGGCGTGCTCACGGACGCGACCAGCTACGACGCCGCTATCCTCAAGGACCCGGCGAGCGCGCAGGCGCTGGAGGGCGTGATCGCGGCGCCGATGTTCGAGCCCTTCGAGTCGAGCGCGCCGGAGATCGCGCAGCTCAAGCAGGACGTCGAGAAGGTCGCCCCCGGCACGGTGCTCACCCAGCACCTGGCGATCGGCTACTGGGCCGCCGACATCTTCCTCGACATGCTCGACAAGACCGGCAAGGACCTGACCAGGGAGAAGTTCCTGGCCACCGGCAACGGCTCGTACGCCTACGAGAACGCCGGCTTCGGCAGGATCCAATATCCCAAGGATCACAGCGAGCCGAACGGCTGCGGCGCCCTGGTCAAGCTGGAGAACGGCGCCTTCCAGGTGGCCAAGAGCATGAAGTGCTTCGACAACGTGCCGCTCAAATGA